From one Anopheles cruzii chromosome 3, idAnoCruzAS_RS32_06, whole genome shotgun sequence genomic stretch:
- the LOC128274360 gene encoding uncharacterized protein LOC128274360: MSKMVLLQEIYCPEQIVIPEQFHLTLKQYAKAVIRTQPFDLLRWSAAYFRCLALSVPPPVKSRYEPAPARGALSAGALRVLIDQLGKGYYVDKKILLEKWEGLCLPEEDLLNVLSLVRMLNWSRLHWLKIVAVFIGLLCKNVPATAEMICEMLTEDPDGGAASVPLWMFRECFLTVADLDCGSVQTFVNGRKVLDEDTGATEEELIQPALPKVLSTISFKNAIIDKYRTMVEQNQDAPLSPASSIDESAQLGPVVSRLESDFKFAGDDADVCEVLRRTPDFSSVLRLLQGLRKGDPGSTVSQTAIGGLTEAQLERARERAKQTEELSETLSEDAYRRLKEQEHLELLKELDPPWLLLYLFARDCCRTKSFNYVEKSTVALADEPDLEYSPESGPDDTLGVAYGGAGQQRRTSSYSMPATVRARMSVCSHSAAVITNEILSKVVCSIDQAIIDGECELSLTSISNFLEQKGTEEEFLAPADLETLQTFLQEAESRDLELKDLNELYNFFVSESFRGGLQAGQQGEPTREIFDIFGESGIEVDANLLEAKISDNMILGLVAPDATEQGDADAVVGTQGEATTQELADSTPVLLAPPADTFADGTLVQEGATQTEPIEIACLRRQKNLNKPSAAAAADESIAHKCKLSPAPGIGPPMDRSVRDAFLEYLSQRAVDQHGLIYPRNFRETSCPKID, encoded by the exons ATGTCGAAGATGGTGCTCCTTCAGGAAATCTACTGCCCGGAACAGATCGTTATACCGGAACAGTTTCACCTCACCCTCAAGCAGTACGCGAAGG CGGTCATTCGAACGCAACCGTTTGATTTATTGCGCTGGTCGGCGGCGTACTTCCGGTGCCTGGCGCTGAGCGTCCCACCGCCGGTGAAATCCCGCTACGAGCCGGCCCCAGCCCGTGGAGCCCTCAGCGCCGGGGCCCTGCGTGTACTAATCGATCAG CTTGGCAAGGGCTACTACGTGGACAAGAAGATACTGCTGGAGAAGTGGGAAGGTTTATGTCTGCCGGAA GAAGACTTATTGAATGTCCTGTCGCTGGTGCGGATGCTGAACTGGTCCCGGCTACACTGGTTAAAGATTGTGGCCGTGTTCATCGGTTTGCTGTGCAAG AATGTACCGGCGACCGCAGAAATGATCTGTGAAATGTTAACGGAAGACCCGGACGGTGGGGCCGCCTCCGTGCCGCTCTGGATGTTTCGGGAATGTTTTCTTACCGTAGCCGATTTGGATTGTGGTTCCGTGCAAACGTTCGTCAACGGGCGAAAGGTCCT CGATGAAGACACCGGCGCCACCGAGGAGGAGCTCATCCAGCCGGCGTTGCCAAAAGTTTTGTCGACTATTTCGTTTAAAAACGCCATCATTGACAAGTACCGCACCATGGTAGAG CAAAACCAGGACGCCCCACTGTCGCCGGCGAGCAGTATCGACGAAAGTGCCCAACTAGGGCCGGTTGTCTCGAGGTTGGAGTCGGATTTTAAGTTTGCCGGTGACGACGCCGATGTGTGCGAGGTGCTCCGAAGGACGCCCGACTTTAGCAGCGTGCTTCGGTTGCTGCAGGGGCTCCGTAAGGGCGACCCCGGAAGCACCGTCAGTCAGACAGCCATCGGTGGCCTGACGGAGGCGCAGCTCGAGCGAGCCCGAGAACGGGCGAAGCAGACCGAAGAGCTCAGCGAAACGCTCAGCGAGGATGCGTACCGTCGCCTTAAGGAGCAGGAACACCTGGAACTGTTGAAAGAGCTGGACCCACCGTGGTTGCTGCTGTACCTGTTCGCTCGTGACTGCTGCCGGACCAAGTCGTTCAACTATGTAGAAAAATCGACAGTCGCGCTTGCGGACGAGCCCGATTTGGAGTACTCGCCCGAAAGCGGTCCCGACGACACTCTCGGGGTCGCGTATGGTGGTGCAGGGCAACAGCGGCGCACCTCGAGCTACTCGATGCCGGCGACGGTCCGCGCACGGATGAGTGTGTGCTCCCATTCGGCCGCAGTCATCACGAACGAGATCCTCTCGAAGGTCGTGTGCTCCATTGATCAGGCCATCATCGACGGCGAGTGCGAGCTGTCGCTGACCTCCATCTCGAACTTTCTGGAGCAGAAGGGCACCGAGGAAGAGTTCCTGGCACCGGCCGACCTCGAGACGTTGCAGACGTTCCTCCAGGAGGCCGAAAGCCGCGACCTCGAGCTAAAGGACCTCAACGAGCTGTACAATTTTTTCGTCAGCGAAAGCTTCCGCGGTGGTCTGCAGGCTGGCCAGCAGGGCGAGCCCACCAGAGAGATCTTTGACATCTTCGGCGAGAGCGGCATCGAGGTTGACGCCAATTTGCTGGAGGCGAAAATCTCCGACAACATGATACTGGGCCTGGTGGCTCCGGATGCCACCGAGCAAGGCGATGCGGATGCAGTTGTGGGAACCCAGGGGGAAGCCACTACCCAAGAGCTTGCCGACAGCACGCCCGTGCTTCTTGCGCCACCAGCGGACACGTTCGCTGACGGCACCCTCGTTCAGGAGGGAGCGACCCAAACCGAACCAATCGAAATTGCATGTCTGCGGCGCCAAAAGAATCTCAACaaaccgtcggcggcggcggcggcggacgaaaGCATCGCCCATAAATGCAAACTATCGCCTGCCCCAGGCATAGGACCACCGATGGACCGGTCGGTGAGGGATGCATTTCTGGAGTATCTCTCGCAGCGGGCCGTGGACCAGCACGGGCTGATCTATCCACGTAATTTCCGGGAGACGTCATGCCCTAAAATTGATTGA
- the LOC128274211 gene encoding uncharacterized protein LOC128274211 codes for MLDDDGHDNPHELRELVRASFPVRSTVSGDPPFPDPPGWSNRLKVTISLQALISQSRSILLGCVVCVIGRPEPEPPRGRIVTPAKQQQLPQYEYGAPKPEYGPPAEEYGPPQPTVYGPPPSQEYGPPPKLITKNVYVHVPPEEPTEIIRSPALQAPIPKKHYKIIFIKAPAPPAPLRQVVPPQPQDEHKTLVYVLVRKPEDPVPLEIPVQETTEPNKPEVYFIKYKQNEKEPPKQYGPPAPAPSYGPPSGPARYQKF; via the exons AtgctggacgacgacggacacgACAACCCACACGAACTCCGGGAACTAGTGCGAGCCTCATTTCCGGTCCGATCAACCGTCTCGGGCGATCCACCGTTCCCGGATCCCCCCGGTTGGTCTAACCGATTGAAAGTGACAATTTCGTTACAGGCGCTGATTAGTCAATCCCGGAGC ATACTGCTGGGTTGCGTAGTCTGTGTCATCGgccgaccggagccggaaccaCCACGCGGTCGCATCGTGACACCGgcgaagcaacaacaactgccCCAGTACGAGTACGGGGCGCCCAAGCCCGAGTACGGTCCGCCGGCCGAAGAGTACGGTCCACCGCAGCCGACCGTCTACGGACCACCCCCGTCCCAAGAGTACGGACCACCGCCGAAGCTGATCACCAAGAACGTCTACGTGCACGTGCCGCCCGAGGAACCGACCGAGATCATCCGCAGCCCCGCGCTACAGGCCCCGATCCCGAAGAAACACTACAAGATCATCTTCATCAAGGCCCCGGCCCCACCGGCCCCGCTCCGGCAGGTGGTGCCCCCGCAGCCGCAGGACGAGCACAAGACGCTCGTGTACGTGCTCGTGCGGAAACCGGAAGACCCGGTTCCGCTGGAGATCCCGGTGCAGGAAACCACCGAGCCCAACAAGCCGGAAGTTTACTTCATCAAGTACAAGCAGAACGAAAAGGAACCACCGAAGCAGTACGGCCCACCGGCGCCCGCCCCCAGCTACGGGCCACCGTCCGGTCCCGCCCGGTACCAGAAGTTCTAG
- the LOC128274220 gene encoding V-type proton ATPase subunit d-like, producing the protein MYGFTFNIDCGYLEGVCRGFKGSILTKSDYLNLMQCETLDDLKMHLHSTDYGHFLADEMPPLSTGVIAQRLREALVLEFRYLRNQAVEPLATFLDYITYAYMIDNVILLMTGTLRQRSLNELLSKCHPLGSFEQMGALHVATTMPELYYAILIDSPVAPFFADCLSVEDLDDVNMEVLRNRLQRAHLEAFFRFCQQLGGTTATVMGDLLAFEADRRAIILTINALDTVLPKQTCAGLYPRCGRLHPDGLLALAKVNDYAQAKAAASSCCVEYRSLFEGDELTGDGQSLEDRFAAYEVKLHVRSFMQQFHFGVFYSYLRLREQEHRNIVWIAECIAQGRRKNMEQYIAIF; encoded by the coding sequence ATGTACGGATTTACATTCAACATCGACTGCGGCTATCTGGAAGGTGTCTGCCGGGGCTTCAAGGGCAGCATCCTCACGAAAAGCGACTACCTCAATCTGATGCAGTGTGAAACGCTCGACGATTTGAAGATGCACCTGCACAGCACGGACTACGGGCACTTTTTGGCCGACGAAATGCCACCCCTGTCGACCGGGGTCATCGCCCAAAGGCTACGCGAAGCGCTGGTGCTCGAGTTTCGGTACCTGCGCAACCAGGCAGTCGAACCACTGGCCACCTTTTTGGACTACATCACGTACGCATACATGATCGACAACGTGATCCTGCTCATGACGGGCACATTGCGCCAACGGTCGCTCAACGAGCTGCTCTCCAAGTGTCACCCGCTCGGTAGCTTCGAGCAGATGGGAGCCCTGCACGTGGCAACCACCATGCCCGAGCTGTACTACGCGATCCTGATCGACAGCCCGGTCGCTCCGTTCTTCGCCGACTGTCTCTCGGTGGAAGATCTGGACGACGTCAACATGGAAGTGCTTCGCAATCGACTCCAAAGGGCGCACCTGGAGGCATTCTTCCGGTTCTGTCAGCAGCTCGGCGGAACGACGGCAACCGTGATGGGCGACCTGTTGGCGTTTGAAGCCGATCGGCGTGCCATTATCCTGACGATCAATGCGCTCGACACGGTGCTACCGAAGCAGACGTGCGCTGGTTTGTATCCACGCTGCGGCCGGCTTCATCCTGACGGGTTGCTGGCACTGGCCAAGGTGAACGACTACGCGCAGGCGAAAGCGGCCGCATCGAGTTGCTGCGTCGAGTACCGGTCGTTGTTTGAGGGTGACGAGCTAACGGGCGACGGACAGTCGCTGGAGGATCGCTTTGCCGCGTACGAAGTGAAACTGCACGTGCGCAGCTTCATGCAGCAGTTCCATTTCGGAGTGTTCTACTCGTACCTCCGGCTGCGGGAGCAGGAGCATCGAAACATTGTCTGGATTGCCGAGTGTATCGCGCAGGGACGCCGGAAGAATATGGAACAGTACATCGCGATCTTTTGA